The DNA segment CCAGAAGGTGAACGATGCATTCTGCGCTTTGCAGTCCTCCACAAGCCTCTCGGTACAGCGCTCTCTTCAGTCACAACCGTTCTTCGTGTTTACAGGCCCCTTCCCAATTAcgaaaaagcttttttaattcTCACCTTTTAGGAAGTGACACGTCTTATCTTATTCAACAATTACATTAACATTAAGCTAAATACACAGCTTGGCTCTATATTCTGGTAGGAAAAATGATTGACGGTGAATATTCCCAGAAACACCACTGAAAGAAGAATCCAGAAACACCGTGTTTTTCAGAGCTCCACTTTATCTTCCAGTTTATTTTGGAAACGGTTTGAATCTTCGAATGTTTTCACTGGAAGTCTTAAAAGAACAATTAATTTTTACGAAGTTCTATGTTTTCTTCACCAGCTCTCTCCTGGTTCTTACATTTCAGTAAGGCCTTCACAACAGTTTGTATTTGCACACAAACTGTGCAACATTATCCAGTACAACCAATGTATAGTTTTTACACTTTTCTCTTAGAAGTGAGGCTCCATCTGTCATTTGTTCCCAGTAGAAGACTGCATGGTCTGCTATTTCCACTGTATCTGCCAAATAGGACAAGCCAATTGTAAAGAACTGAGATTTCCAACACTGGAGATTGTCAACAACTGACTCCACGAAGGACATTCTGGTGGCAGCAAGAATAAGCAAGCAAATAAGAGAGGTCATTATAAATCTGCGTGAAAAGACTGAGGGAATCTTGAATTTATGGGTGTTGTTTTCCTGAGGCAAGGAAAGTTTGTCCACATCAACTAGTCTTATTCCATTCCACTGGCTGGTATCAAAGCTCTTCATTGTAGGGCTGATGTCCACAGTGGAACAAGGTAAAGGGGTTTCTTTGAGCACcttgattttttccctgaactCCTGCATCTGTTGCAGAAATATAATGGGTTCAGACACATCCTTGAAGGCCTCTGCGATGTTAAAAGCCATCCTTTGCTCTTGCAGAATCGTGTTCAGTTTATTGATTTCTGGATCGTAGGCCTGCATCACTGCAAGCTTCATGGTCTCAAAGTCAGAGAGGATCTCATTCCGTTTCTGCTCCAGCGTGTGCTGCAGCTTCTCAAAGAACTCCTTCACTTTGTCCGAATCTTTGGTCAGCATCTGCAGGGCTTTCCTCTTACTGGTTTCTAAAGTATCCAGCCGCGAGAGGGCATCTCCACAACGCCAAGTTTCAAAGCCCTGAAACAGGGTTTCAAAAGCCCGCTTCTCCTGGGAATACGCTTCTTCGATAGAACAGAACACGTGCTTTGTGTGGTCACCACGGGTGGCACAAACCCCACAGATGAGCTGCATGTCTGTCCGGCAAAAAATGTTAAGCGGTTGCCCGCTGTGCACTTTACACACAGGCATTTTTGGAGCGACTTTGATTTTGTTGTACTTCTCCACGATACCTTTCAGGGAGTAGTTGACTTGCAAGCTGTTGACTCCAGTAACGGGAGTTTCCTTCCTGCATGTGGGGCATTTGAAAGGCGATGGTCTCCAAAGCACATTCCGCACATTTCCTTCAAGAATTCCTTCCAGACACTTTCTGCAGAAATTGTGTGAACAGGGCAGGACACGGGGATCATCAAACAGGCTACAGCAAATGGGACAGGTGAGATCTTCCTCAAGGAGCTCCATGATATCctaggaaagagaagaaagatggtaacagaatttatttctccTCCAGGGAAACCATGTGAAAACCCATCTCCATCCAAGGCAGCTCAGGGAGAAAAGGATCTACTTTTTCTTGAGTATCCTTAAGACACAGCCTCTGCTGTAATCTTGCAACCAGCCCATTTAGCTGTGGTATTTGGCCACCAGATGGCAGGCATAAGAATGACTGGGTGTCCAGGCAAAACCAAGTTTGGATTCTCGGTTagaaatgcaggaaaagaagGCTTGCCAAATCCAGCAAGGACTTTGAATGAAAATAACTCATGTACTCACAGTAGCAGTTCAAGACTTACACCCTTCTTCACTGATGCAATACCCAGAAAGTGTTTTTTCACAAAAGATTACCCAGCCAATAAGCCCTGCTAAGATGCAATTACTCTGCTTGCTCAACTCATCCAAATCTTACAGTTTCAAAACCCTCACACCGCTACTCTAAGAAGGCAGTATTAAAGGTGACCAAAAAAGCTGAGCTTCACAACTTCTCCAGCTACAGATGTGGGTCTTTGCTCCACCTGACAAAACAAAGGGGAGACACCACTCACTTAAAAAGCTCGCTTTTCTCTTGCTCctgaaatatttgtaaacaATCAAGTGAATAAGCTATCCCTGAGCTACTCAACACCAagttaaaatacttcaaagaaCAACTGTCCATAATCCTCAATAATTCATCATGAAACAAAACTGTTAACCATCTTCACTCATCTGCAATTCCACTCTCACAGCATCCATGCCTCATCAATTTCTTTTTGTGGACAGGACCTAAGGGAAGAGGATTTATCACGTGCTCCTTTGCACTGCAAAGTCTCAGTGAAGGGACCCAGCACACCACCCTTCCAGCACCTCTAACGCAACCCAAATTCTCAGATGCAGACACCTTGTGATTTACAGCACACCAtaagaaaacaagcagcaaataAAGACCAAAACGGGTGATGGTTTGTATTAGCCAAACCTCTCCAACACTTAGTTTGGAGCTATAATTAGATGCTTCCCTTGTAGAAATTCCTTCCTGATTATACAATATGTATTCATATAGATATGTAATAAAATTCCTCTTACAAATTAAAAGATAGATCATAAAAAAGAGCATCAAAGTAGTCCTGCAACAGTAAGGCATATGAATGAcctcttttaattaattttgatgTTATTACTAAGGTTCCTGTCCCCTCAGAGAGATATAAAGGGGCAAACATAGGAGGCAAGGGGAGAGTTGCAAGGGAAGATCCATGCTGTACAGGACAAGAAGAGCAGTAAAATCAACACCAAAGTGAAGGTAACTGCAGGGAAGAAAGGCAAGGTCAGTTCTCAGCTTCTTTAACAAGAGAACAAAGTGCCAGCAAAGCTTCACAGTGTAAGAGCCATTCTTGAGAGGAATAAGCAAACCGCCCATGCTTCACGAGCGCTGAGGAAAAGGGGTATTGCCCTGTGCTTGTTTGCATAAGGAGAATTTGAAAAAGTTGCCAGCTTTTCCACTTATGCTCAGGACTATGGTCACCAGGCAGAAGAAGGCATCATTACAGCTATGGACAAAGCCCCAGCTAAAACATCCAATGACTCCATTCACCACCTAAGGTTTCCTGTAAGACCACAGACCCCGTtcagaaacttcattttctgtgacaagaaagtaattttgaagGACCTCTTGATGCCAGACCGGTCAAGGTTTCTCTTCCATCCTCTTCCTACTGCTAAAAAGAAAGTGATGACAGGGAGAGGATGCTTTTGTCCTGCCCATACTCTTGAGTCTTTGTCTTTATAAATCATTCCCTCTTTCCAACTCGTACTCATAGCTTTCAGCCATAACAGCAGCACAAAGACCAGTTTTGCTTGTGTGTTAAGAGGATAACTACTATGAAACTAAAATGACAGTTCTCCATCTTTCAGTAAATGGAAATTCACagtccagaaaatatttgctctggTCCATCTCCTGCTCTGGTCCATCTCCCTTACCAGAGAGGATTTTACTTCTTAGTCAGGGAGCTCTGCATGCCTGACAGTGAGGATGGGAAAGCACTGCACAAAGTGCTTACTACAACATGTTCCATTAAAACTGCAGGACAAACATTGAAGGCTTTCAAGCCCCtaaacatacaaaaatacatacacaaaatGGTTTCATGATCCAAATTAAACTGTCCTGGTGCATTCCAACCCCACTTATCCAATTAAATAATTATGATCTATAAATACAACTTAATTTCAAAACCATTACGTGACATCATTAGAACTCCAGGATTTTAGAAGAAGAATGGACAAGCCTAAGAGCTTTTCCCCTCCACTCTTGCCACACCAGCAATACCAATCCAAAAATAGCTGTGGaacgggcccagaggagggctaaaaagatgatcagagggttggagcaccttccctatgaggacaggctgagagagttgggcttgttcagcctggagaagaaaaggctccgaggagatctactagagcaaccttccagtatctgaaatgggctacaagaaagctggggagggactattcataaaggcttgtggggataggacaaaggggaatgggtataaactggagaggagcagatttagactagacataaggaagaatttcttcacaatgagagtggtgagacactggaacaggttgccaagggaagctgtggatgccccttcccgCTGGTGTTCAaatccaggttggatggggccttgggcagcctgatttagtgggatgtctctgcccatggcagagaggttgggactagatgatctttaaggtcccttccaacccaaactactctatgattctacgactctatgattctatgcttctaatACTGACAGTTTGTATGCCTGATTGGGACAGCTGAACTTCTGCATTCTTAAGGACATTAATTTCAGAGAGTAAGTTGCCTGTGGCTTGAAACATCCCTTTGTACTAGCAACATTTCAATTTCTCCATTGGGACTCTCTCTGTCAAAGTTCTAATCCAGATGGATAGCCCTAGAATTCAAAGGCGAAAAAGGCACAGAGGATTCTTCCTTCACCTCAACTCCATAAACTCTCTGGGTACAAACTCAGCAGATGTCAcccatcagaaaaagaaattcgCAACAGTTCTATCATTAGGAAGAAGAAtggcaaaacaaatcaaaccatAAATGCAAAGACCAAACACAGTAGTTTTTTCTCACGCTCCAGAGAGGAATCAATCTAGCATGCTTCTCAGCACAGAAGTTGGGTTTATCAGCCAGCAGcaagctgaaagcaaaaccaaaatttcactacatttcaaacaaaaagacAACTCTTGAGTTACATGTTTCCATCAATGGCACGTAAGCAGTCTAAATAAAACTCGACCAAGTCAGGTTGCATTTCCACAAGCAGCTGAGTGAGTCAGGAGAGGTCTCTATCTTCCCTCCTTTGCAAAGGCCGCTCTTCTTATCAAAACCTCGGTGAGCACTGCCACTAGCCTTCTGCCAGGCTGGTGTGTTGAACCAGCCCAAGAAAGCGTGCAGCACAGATAAGACAGAAGGCAGGGGGAAAGGAGCTCCTCCTTCCACCAGCAATGGATCTTTGCTCACCCTGTCAAGGAAATGCTACCTAAGGGTCAGTGTAGACATTTTAACTGAGGATGGTTGATTGATGAGAAGATcgacgtgagctggcaatgtgtgttCGCAGCCCAggtcaaccatatcctgggctgcatcaaaagaagcgtggccagcaggttgagggaggtgattctgcccctctgtgcctctcttgtgagacctcatatggaatattgtgtccagttctggaatcctcaacataagaaggacatggaactgttggaatgggtccagaagagggctaaaaaggtgatcagagggctgaggcagctctgctataaggacaggctgcgagttggggctgttcagcccgaagaaggctccaaggagatcttatagcgaccttccagcacctgaatgggctacaagagagctgaggaaggactttttacaaaggcatggagagataggatgagggggtaTCACattaaattggagaggggcagatttagaccaggcataaggaggaaattcttcacgatgagacTAGTGAgaaactggcacaggttgcccagggaagctgtggctgccccgtccctggaggtgttcaaggccaggctgaatggggccgtgggcagcctggtctggtgggaggtgtccctgcccatggcacaggggttggaactggatgatctttaatatcccttccaacccaaaccattctatgattctatgactgacCTCCAGGTGCCGCAGGTATCCAGGCAGCCAAAAAGAGATGAGGAAAGCGACCCTGACCTCTGCCGGGGGGCGGGGGCTGGGGTGACCCTGAGCCCCTCACAGAACCtcgggaggggcggggggggtgttggggtcACGTTCTCAGGGTCACTCCTCGCTCCCCGGGGACAGCGAGGCCACCGCCTGATGGGGAGTGTTCGGGCTTCACCGCGGGAGGAGCGGGGAGACCCGAACACACCGCCCCCCAATACGAGTATGCTGTCCGCTCCCCAACTAAACACGAGGCTGCCGTCGTGTGTCGACCCCCGTCCCCCCTCAGGCACGAGACTGCTGCCCCCCCGCAGCTTCCCCGGGCACGAGTCTCCTGCTCCTCCACCCCCAACTAGACACGCGGCTGCTGCCCACCCCCCAGGCATTAGGCTGCTGTGGCCTCCCAAGACATGAGGCTGCGGCCCCTCCCCCCCGAGacaggaggctgctgctgcccccctcctccctcaggACACGaggctgccccccccccccccaaatacgaggctgctgcccccccccaagCCGCGCCGGAGCCGCCACTCTCCCCCCCGGCCGGTCTCGAGCCCGCTCCCCCCGGCGCTCCCTCACCGCGGGCGCTGCCCAGCCCCCTCCTCGCCGCCCGCCGCGCAGGCCCGGCCGCTCCGCGATCGCCGCCCCGCGGGCAGCGCCACCGCCCCGGAGCTGCGGGGGGAGCGCGGCGCTCCGAGGTTAATTATGAACGGCGCTAATGGAGAGCTGTGGCTGCGGCCCGCGCGGCGCCGCCTCCCCAAAGCACCggctggagaaacagcatcGTCTGGGCGGCAGCAGAGAACGGGGCCGggcagctgctctcctgctgatCCTTCGCCGGCGCTGCTGCAGCCCCGATCGCTTCTCCCCCAACAAAGCCTGCGCATGGCTTTGTGCACGGCTCATCCCAAGGAGGACGCTCAAGGAGGGCTGTGAACAAAGGTCCATAGggcttccttccttctgcatcTTCACTGCTGTGACCTTGCCTCACCCCAGCCAGGCACCATCCCACCCCAGGCACCCCTCTCAGGCTGAGGCACAGACCCACAGGCCCATCCTGCTGAGGAGCTTCAAACGAATTTCATACGATAGAATTGCTTGCCTGGATCATTGAGATAATTGAATCCAACCTTACCTGTCCACTAGtaaatcagatccctgagcacttcatctacctgtcttttaaacacctccagggatggtgactccaccacctccctgggcagcctgttcccatgcccaacaacccttttggtgaagaaattttccctgatgtctaacctaaacctccccttgtgcaacttgagaccattctgtctcatcctatcgcctgtcacttcagagaagagaccagcgccTACCtctctataacctcctttcaggtagttgtagagagccataaggtctcccctcagcctccttttctccaggataaacaaccccagttccctcagttgcttctcataaggcttgttctccagccccttcaccagcttcttctctggatgcagttggaaaagacctctaaaatcattcagtccaaccatcaccccaacaccaccgtgcctactaaatcatgtcccacAGTGCCACGcctacacgctttttgaacatctccatggatggagactgcatcacttccccgggcagcctgttccaatgcttcaccactctttcagtaagaatttttttctaatctccaatctaaacctcttccagtgcaacttgaggccattttttctcttcctgtcacttattacttgggagaagagaccagcacccacctcgctacaacctcctttcagtaactgtggacagtgataaggtctcccctcagcctcctcctctccaggctaaacaaccccagttccctcagttgcctctcataagacttgtcctTCATAAAGAACGGAGACATGTTCCTGTTTGCTGTGGTGCCATTTCTTTCTGGTGAGTCTGTTGGAGCGTAGCACAGCCTGGCAAACCTATACAGGACTCCCTCAATAACAACAAGTAGTTCTGAGGCAAGAAGGATCCTGCCTGGAGGATCCCTCCCTACCTGGGAAGACCCTCTAGTTACAGGACTATGAAACTGCAGCTGGAAATACAGGGAATTTTTGGGATGGTTATCTTTCCTTGCAGCCCTTCTGTTAGTCCTCAGGCAACATAACAGGTGGCACATCAAAGCAAAACTGAACTTACTTTGGAGTTAGACTTTGTGGAACACATCAAAAGCGGTTCCAAAATGCAAGTACTCTGTGTTCTGTACCCCTGTCACTCCGCTGCTCTTCACTCACCCACCACAGTCACGTCACTCATGGGAAACTATGCATGTTCAGAACTACCCACACAaggaacagaatcatagaatgacctgagttggaagggacccacaaggaccatcgagtccaactccaTTTTACTGCAGCCAGAAGAGGAAGAGctctcttcttcctcacctttccttctcctgcctccatccaagctggcctgcCCTCTCAGCTGGACTCAATTGGAACAGTTTGACCAAGGACAAGTATTTCTGACAATCCCCTCCAGAGCGTTCACAGACTTGGGCATTTCACCCTCTCTTTACTGGAGAATGGTCCCAGAAGGTAGAATTGCCAAGCAAAAGCAACCAAGACCTTTAGGTGTGCTTCGACAgcctgtttgtttcttcttaattGTCTggctgtttgtttcttctttgacaTTTGTTAAAAACAAGTATTTCCAGGTAGTTTCTGAAAAGTGATACTTTAATCCATTCCTCAGCTACCTAAATGGTGTTTGAGTGATATCCCAGTGCTTCTGAATTTACCATGTCCAAGTCATTTATCTTTTCCAAGTGTAGGCCCCTTGTCTGCAGTTTCTCAACAGCCATTTTTATAtcaagaatttatttattctacTAATCTTCTCATTCATTATTAAAGGTATTAACAACATGGCATTTTAGATTCCTTACTCATTATAGTTCGTATATTTCTCGTATaatgtttttcctgaaacatttttagAGTATATTTTACTTTCCATTAATTCTTTGGACTGGGGTAATCTTATTTGTCTCTTTATAAATTAAAGAGGAGCTATATAGGGATCAGAGTGGTGACCTGCCCAGCTGGGACATCTCCTTTTCATTAGGGCCATCTCAAAATGTTCTTGTCTCTCCTTACCTGGTCCTTCTTCTGCCAAAGATGAAACTTTAAACTTCTGGGCAAATGCAGCATGGGATTTCAGTGCTTGGTTCACAGAGACCATGCCCAGGCAGCGTACCATGGCTGAACTGAGCATGAGCAAATACAGTGTGGGCATTCTTACTGATTTATATTGTTGCACACAACTGTTTTACACGCATTAAGTCCGTCTTTCTATACTATCTATataaatggcctcaagttgctccaggggatgTTTAAATTGGATAATAGGAAAAATTACtccaccaaaagggttatcaagttCTGGAACAAGGtgcccaggggagtggttgagtcactatccctgcaggtatttaaaagaggtgtAGACGTGGcatttagggacatggtttagtggaggacttggcagtgttaggcttATGATTGGACTCGATCTTGAAGACCTTTCCCAACCTCAacgattctgtggttctatgattctacaagcattttgtaaatgcttttttgtttataGAGGTTTTTCAATAGCAGTTCACTTATGAACTTGCATTGCTGCATCTGAAAGCACAGAATGTCTTCTCAAAGCAGCATCAGAGGCCATTTGTTAACGCTTCAGAGAAAAGTTCTGGCTGATGGAAAAGAGTATCAGTAGATCTGTGGCAGTATTTCCCTATCTAATAAGGAAACAATCTCAAGGGAAATCTAGGCTCAAAGAAGCGGCCCAGCTTGAAGGGAGGTGTAAGGATAAATGTTGCTTATCCATGAGAGGGTTGAAAATACAGGGGTAAGAGGTTGAAAGGAATCATAAAATAGTGACAACTTCCAGCTTTACGAGACAAACACCGTGTTTGTTGTAAGATAATGGCACTTACTGTCATCTTTAAACTACAGAGAGAACCCAGATCCTGGCTCTTCTACCAAGCATTATGACAGGAGATTTCTGACACTGAAGCTGTACACTGTGGCTCAGTCAGTGACCTCAGAGCTaactgctgctgccctcctcaCCTGGACCAGCTCTGCCACCCTCAGCAGAGGCTTTACTGAGCTGATTCAACCCGCTAAGCCAGTAGAACGctattcccttttctttgcCTGGGTTAGTTTTCTGCTGATTCAATAAGTTAAACTAGTTCAGTGCAAGATTAGACAATCATCACGCCTAACATCAGAAAAGCGAGGAAAAGAGAACCAagatttttcctgttctatGGAACCAAGCCATTAGTGTGACTCAAACTGTAATCCTGAGGGGTAGATTCAGtgctgggggggaggggtgtAAACGAAGCTGAGACTGTGCTGCTGGCAAAAGAGATAAttccatccctttcccttcccttagTCATGGTTTCCTGATGCCTTCTCTCCACTGGCTCCGACATTCACGCAGCCACATGTTAGGCTAGATCTTCTTGCCAACAGAGCTG comes from the Cuculus canorus isolate bCucCan1 chromosome 1, bCucCan1.pri, whole genome shotgun sequence genome and includes:
- the TRIM13 gene encoding E3 ubiquitin-protein ligase TRIM13 isoform X2, coding for MPVPMCSVGRKPRRTKDIMELLEEDLTCPICCSLFDDPRVLPCSHNFCRKCLEGILEGNVRNVLWRPSPFKCPTCRKETPVTGVNSLQVNYSLKGIVEKYNKIKVAPKMPVCKVHSGQPLNIFCRTDMQLICGVCATRGDHTKHVFCSIEEAYSQEKRAFETLFQGFETWRCGDALSRLDTLETSKRKALQMLTKDSDKVKEFFEKLQHTLEQKRNEILSDFETMKLAVMQAYDPEINKLNTILQEQRMAFNIAEAFKDVSEPIIFLQQMQEFREKIKVLKETPLPCSTVDISPTMKSFDTSQWNGIRLVDVDKLSLPQENNTHKFKIPSVFSRRFIMTSLICLLILAATRMSFVESVVDNLQCWKSQFFTIGLSYLADTVEIADHAVFYWEQMTDGASLLREKCKNYTLVVLDNVAQFVCKYKLL
- the TRIM13 gene encoding E3 ubiquitin-protein ligase TRIM13 isoform X3 produces the protein MELLEEDLTCPICCSLFDDPRVLPCSHNFCRKCLEGILEGNVRNVLWRPSPFKCPTCRKETPVTGVNSLQVNYSLKGIVEKYNKIKVAPKMPVCKVHSGQPLNIFCRTDMQLICGVCATRGDHTKHVFCSIEEAYSQEKRAFETLFQGFETWRCGDALSRLDTLETSKRKALQMLTKDSDKVKEFFEKLQHTLEQKRNEILSDFETMKLAVMQAYDPEINKLNTILQEQRMAFNIAEAFKDVSEPIIFLQQMQEFREKIKVLKETPLPCSTVDISPTMKSFDTSQWNGIRLVDVDKLSLPQENNTHKFKIPSVFSRRFIMTSLICLLILAATRMSFVESVVDNLQCWKSQFFTIGLSYLADTVEIADHAVFYWEQMTDGASLLREKCKNYTLVVLDNVAQFVCKYKLL
- the TRIM13 gene encoding E3 ubiquitin-protein ligase TRIM13 isoform X1, whose amino-acid sequence is MPVPMCSVGRKPRRTKVGTAFIPAPTLSPTRCGAHLLSALTTAGDSSMSRCVMQKQQQRCACALSEGSTSGQNQADNVGPGEDIMELLEEDLTCPICCSLFDDPRVLPCSHNFCRKCLEGILEGNVRNVLWRPSPFKCPTCRKETPVTGVNSLQVNYSLKGIVEKYNKIKVAPKMPVCKVHSGQPLNIFCRTDMQLICGVCATRGDHTKHVFCSIEEAYSQEKRAFETLFQGFETWRCGDALSRLDTLETSKRKALQMLTKDSDKVKEFFEKLQHTLEQKRNEILSDFETMKLAVMQAYDPEINKLNTILQEQRMAFNIAEAFKDVSEPIIFLQQMQEFREKIKVLKETPLPCSTVDISPTMKSFDTSQWNGIRLVDVDKLSLPQENNTHKFKIPSVFSRRFIMTSLICLLILAATRMSFVESVVDNLQCWKSQFFTIGLSYLADTVEIADHAVFYWEQMTDGASLLREKCKNYTLVVLDNVAQFVCKYKLL